The following are encoded together in the Bos javanicus breed banteng chromosome X, ARS-OSU_banteng_1.0, whole genome shotgun sequence genome:
- the PNMA5 gene encoding LOW QUALITY PROTEIN: paraneoplastic antigen-like protein 5 (The sequence of the model RefSeq protein was modified relative to this genomic sequence to represent the inferred CDS: substituted 2 bases at 2 genomic stop codons) — translation LEDWCRGMDLDPRKDLLIMGIPMECSEAEIKETLRRGLESLCTYRVLGTMFRREDHAKAVFLELTDTINYATVPSWILGKGGTWEVVKPHSPDEEFINRLKYFLKDEGXRMVDVAKTLGYSTHSEGAELEGFAQVRQPVLQLLKESLWYQKLKMFSGNTLPGPGEESFETWLEQVTKMMQLWQVSEIKRQGLLESLCSPAQSIMWVLRASSDSVTVEECLEALKQIFGDKQDHRTSQLAETFQKSRENISVFLVWLETLIQKAGQHSPLSVRSTDTIHLKHILARASMTTALRGKLELLDQXECVPTFLQLMKLIRDEEEYEATMAVTEENLSQAERV, via the coding sequence TTGGAGGATTGGTGCAGAGGAATGGACCTGGACCCTAGGAAGGACTTGCTAATCATGGGGATCCCCATGGAGTGTAGTGAGGCAGAAATTAAAGAGACCCTGAGGAGGGGCTTAGAGTCCCTCTGCACCTACAGGGTGCTGGGCACAATGTTCAGAAGGGAAGACCACGCTAAGGCAGTTTTCCTTGAATTGACTGACACCATCAACTATGCTACAGTGCCCAGCTGGATCCTAGGAAAGGGAGGTACCTGGGAAGTGGTGAAACCCCATAGCCCAGATGAGGAATTTATCAACAGACTGAAGTACTTCCTAAAAGATGAGGGCTGAAGAATGGTAGATGTGGCCAAAACCCTGGGGTACAGCACTCATTCTGAGGGTGCAGAGCTGGAGGGCTTCGCTCAAGTCAGGCAACCAGTCTTGCAGCTTCTGAAAGAAAGCCTGTGGTACCAAAAACTCAAGATGTTTTCAGGAAACACTCTCCCAGGCCCAGGTGAAGAGAGCTTTGAAACCTGGCTAGAGCAGGTGACTAAGATGATGCAGCTATGGCAGGTGTCTGAGATAAAGAGGCAGGGTTTGCTGGAGAGCTTATGTAGCCCTGCCCAGTCCATCATGTGGGTGCTGAGGGCCAGCAGTGACTCTGTGACAGTGGAGGAGTGCCTGGAGGCCCTGAAGCAGATCTTTGGGGATAAACAGGACCATAGAACCTCACAGTTAGCTGAGACCTTCCAGAAGTCTAGAGAGAACATCTCTGTTTTTTTGGTATGGTTAGAGACCCTGATTCAGAAAGCCGGGCAGCACAGCCCCCTGTCAGTGAGAAGCACAGACACGATTCACCTGAAACACATCCTAGCCCGAGCCTCCATGACCACTGCCCTCCGGGGCAAGCTAGAGCTACTGGATCAGTGAGAGTGTGTGCCCACTTTCCTGCAGTTAATGAAGCTCATTCGAGATGAAGAGGAGTATGAGGCCACCATGGCAGTGACTGAGGAGAACCTGAGTCAAGCAGAAAGGGTCTGA